In Thermococcus sp., the genomic stretch GAATCAACGACTCGCACTCAGAAGCCTTGCAAAATACATGTACGAGGCAAAAATCATCACAAAAGAAGAATACGAAGCAATAAAGAACTGTGTCAAACTCAAAAGGACAAATAACATCGACACAAGAGTCTACAGTGACAAAGAACTCACCAGTATACTCCGCCGGCTCACCAACAGGAAACACAGCCTCTTTCTCCGTCTCGTCGTGGAAAGCGGCCTCCGCCGCTCTCACGCCATTTCAGCGTGGGAAAAACTCAGAAAAGGAGAATACACAACGATGGGAGAATTTGCGTACACAGAACTCAACATTCGGAACAAGACAAAGCAAGCATTCGTCTGTTTCTGCTCCAGAGAGCTTGCAGATGCCATACACGAAATGAACGAGCCCATATCATACAACATCGCAGAAAACGTCGGCAAAAGACAGAGGATACTCTACAACGGCATACGAAAATGGTGGTACACTACAGCACTTGATGTGGGGATAGACTCCAACGTTGCAGACTTTCTCCAGGGAAGAGCGCCCACATCCATTGGAGCTCGCCATTACCTCGATGCACTCAGACTCGCAAAGAAGCAGTATCCCAAGCTCCTGCAAGCCATCAGAGAGCGTATTTACTCGAGCTTATAACTCTCGCTCTTCTCAACCTTTATTACTTTTATAAATAGTATAAACTGGGCCCTCCGGGCCCCCGTGAATAACATATGGGAGGGACCCAAGATGGAAAATAAACTCCTCAAAACTCGCGTCTGCCAGAACAGAGACACATCAAGCTGCAGAACTCCAAGGGGGTGAGGGGACTATGAACTCCTGGGAGCTGAAAAGACTCATAGAGCAAAAAGAGGACGAATTGTTCTGGAAAAGACTGAATCCAGACGCTGTCGCACGAGGAGAGACAGAAAAACTCGAAGGAGAACTCAAAATCCTCAAAGAACTCTACTGGGGGGCAATCACAAGATGAGAGTCAGGACATCAGACTTGTTCGCCCTCGCCGATGCATTGGTGGTTCTCAGAGACCCTGAGATTGACCTTGCCTATCGTATG encodes the following:
- a CDS encoding integrase, producing NQRLALRSLAKYMYEAKIITKEEYEAIKNCVKLKRTNNIDTRVYSDKELTSILRRLTNRKHSLFLRLVVESGLRRSHAISAWEKLRKGEYTTMGEFAYTELNIRNKTKQAFVCFCSRELADAIHEMNEPISYNIAENVGKRQRILYNGIRKWWYTTALDVGIDSNVADFLQGRAPTSIGARHYLDALRLAKKQYPKLLQAIRERIYSSL